TTCATGATGCCATCTCATCTCTGTAATTTTATCAGTCCGTTATGCTCGCAATAGAAAAAAGAATTTCAACGAGGGTGGAAAACAGTCTCGGCGCATAGACCTCACAGAAAATGAGAAAAATAAATGAGGTTAGCATAAGACCGCTGTTTCTTGCTCACCATTGCTTTTAGACCAGCTCCCCTTGGTTTTTCAGCAAACTGGATGATTTTACCTCTGCTGTCTATCTTCACCAAACCATAATCAGATGCACGGCTGGAAAATGAGTATTACATCCAACAGTTCAAACTTTTGGTAGTGAAAAAATCGACATACTTTATTGTCAACAAATAGAAGGAACGAAGACTGACAAAGGTTATCAGTAGACAAAACACACCTGTCACCCACAACTGCACATGAAAGTGTGATATCGGCATTGCTATCAACGTGACTCTGGTACATGACAGAGAAAATATAAGCAAAATTCAACAACTAACACAACAATAAGAAGTCCTACATGGAGCGGAATAGTTACCTGCACAAAGTCCATATAGTCCATTCGATAAAGATGATCCCCAGACAAAATCAGTATATTTTCAACGTTCCTATTCTTAGCATCCTACAAGAACCAGTGTTAATCAGAAAACAGCTAGAGTGCCAATCAAAATAACCGAAGATACATTCATATAAGTTGTATCTCTTCCCTCCCCCATTTATATTTAACGCATATCTAGATTGGAAACTCTTTTACCCACCTCAAATACCCATACAAATTGCCTCACAGCATCCGCTGTTCCTTGGAACCAATCCATTCCTGCTTCCCCAGATGTTTGAGTGGCTGCTAGAACCTGCTCATGAAGTGTTAATTCAGTCATGAAGAATCAAAACTTGAAACATAAAGACTAAACAGATACACATTGGAATGGATACAAATTTTTACATTAATCCTTTGAGAGGTAACTTATTATCATTATGAATAATAGCATGAGAAATACAGTCAGATACTTCATTTAACTAGTAAAGAACATGAAGATTCGTTATATATCAGAGACTAATCTGTCCGCAGCAAACTTCATAGCTGCAGAAGATCATTAACTGAGAAGTAAATAGTTCATCTCCTTCTATCACTGGAAACTTCAATCTCAAACAATATAAGCTCACAAAATGATAGATGTATAATGTATTCGCTACCTCCACAAATCCATCCCCGAAGTTGATACCATTTCCAAAATAGGTGCGAGCAAGGTGGCGATTGAGAGAAGTGGAATTAAACTGGGTTAGCACGAAAATTTTGTTTATGTTGCTGTTGATGCAATTGCTCATCGGAATGTCAATAAGCCGGTAGCATCCACCAACAGGAACCTGCAATTGGTATTCAACACAAATAATTTGCAAAGTTCACAAATTTTGAACCAGTACAATCCCAATAAAAGGAACTATTCTTACTGCAGGTGTGGCTGCTCTTCTGGTAAGAGGAAATAGCTGAGTCCCTGCCCCTCCTCCCAATATGATCGAAGCAACATTCTTAGGGTCCACTCTTAGTCTGTGGTAAGTTGGGACTTTCAGGATCTAATCCAAACCCAAGAGATCAACATCAGAAGTGTTCAGAAAAACAGAGTCACAAAAGAATCAAACGAAAAACTCCAAGAAATTATGATTACCGTCTCAAAGTCCTTTGATGTAACAACAGAACGAACAACACTAGGTCTTTTCTTCTCAGTTCGACGTAACCAACCCCTGTTACCCAAACTCTCTCTGATCCTCTCACCCAGAAAGCCATTAGCCCCACTACAAAGCCCAGCTTGAGTTGGCTGTCTAAAATGGGAGTTTGGCTTCAGGGTCACACACCATGAATCCATTTCAAAATTGTCTCAGTGTAACGATTGTAACTGATCAGTAATAAACTACTCTGACACTCACACCTGTAACCCCAAATCCCCGTAAAGTGGGAACTGAAATTCAAAAGTCACCAAGTAAAGTAAAGATCACACAAAGATGAAAATTACGTGACACTTAATCACACACAAAGTCGTCAACCGCAGGAAATGTGGTAAGGGGTTTCCGACAAAACTGAGAGATGAATGATCCAAATACTCAGATGCCGAAGAACCAATATTATTTTGAGAGTGGTAAAGCAAATCAGAGAAGAAGAGGACTCCACTTTTGTGGGTTTTGGAGTTGAGATCACCGAAATTTTGGGAGCTGGAGTAGAAATGGTTTAGTGAGGTGACTGAGGTCTGTTTGGATTGTTTCACAAGGGAAGTAGGAACAGGAGTGAAATGCGTGAGTGATATTGAAAGAAAGAATTGAGCTTTATTGGCTTGTGAGCCCTTCACGAGAAAACCTGCAAAATCTGGTATTTATATAGTTACGATGTGAATTATGGTATAGTCTCCTATAGTTATATTAATCAACAAAAGAAGAAAAAATATATATATAATGGACGGTTCACTATGCCCGAGTCCGAGCTTCTAGGCTCCACTCTTACATCCTTATCAGCCGAACACTAATCAGTTAATCGCTGTATGTTGTCGAGTTTGTTACATAACTACTAGAAAATTCTCCAAATACAAAGATAGGATTCACACATATTCATACAGAAATAATTTTGTATAAATAACACTGCAATGAAAAAATTTTACAATATGTTAATATATAACATGCATCAATTTTGTCTTAAAGTTGTAAATTGAGTCGTGAAAGTAGTAATAGTAGTGGTAATAGAGTCTTCAAAATAGTAATATAGGTTCATAAAGTCTGTAAATATTATTAGTTACCACACGAGTCCTTAAAGTAGTAATATTAGTCTTTAAAGTGGTAATATGAGTGCTTAAAGTTGTAAATATCACTTTGAGGACTCAATTATCATTTTAAGCACACATTTTTATCACTTGATGTAATTGAAAATTTACAACTTTAAAAACTCATGTTACAACTTTAAAGATTAATATTATTACTTTGAGGACTCATTTTATAATTTTATGACAAAATTGATGTATGTTATGCATTAACA
The window above is part of the Fragaria vesca subsp. vesca linkage group LG2, FraVesHawaii_1.0, whole genome shotgun sequence genome. Proteins encoded here:
- the LOC101295282 gene encoding LOW QUALITY PROTEIN: glucose-1-phosphate adenylyltransferase large subunit 1-like (The sequence of the model RefSeq protein was modified relative to this genomic sequence to represent the inferred complete CDS: deleted 1 base in 1 codon) is translated as MDSWCVTLKPNSHFRQPTQAGLCSGANGFLGERIRESLGNRGWLRRTEKKRPSVVRSVVTSKDFETILKVPTYHRLRVDPKNVASIILGGGAGTQLFPLTRRAATPAVPVGGCYRLIDIPMSNCINSNINKIFVLTQFNSTSLNRHLARTYFGNGINFGDGFVEVLAATQTSGEAGMDWFQGTADAVRQFVWVFEDAKNRNVENILILSGDHLYRMDYMDFVQSHVDSNADITLSCAVVGDSRASDYGLVKIDSRGKIIQFAEKPRGAGLKAMQSDTTLLGFSPQDALKSPYVASMGVYVFKTDILLELLKKTYPNSNDFGSEIIPAAVEERNVQAYIFRDYWEDIGTIQSFYDANLALTEEFPKFQFYDPKTPFFTSPRFLPPTKIDNSRVVDAIISHGCFLQECLVQSSIVGERSRLDYGVELKDSIMMGADSYQTESEIAALLARGKVPIGIGRNTKIRKCIIDKNAKIGKDVIIMNKDGVQEADRPDEGFYIREESLSLWRRD